A window of Pullulanibacillus sp. KACC 23026 genomic DNA:
CTTTTTGTCAGAAGTAACAGTAAAATGGGAGGCTGCCATAGAGCCATGTAAACCGCTGTGCAGCCGGGTGATCCCCATTCGATTTGGCGCTGTGCTTGGTCCGAAAGAAGGTGCCTTTCCTAAAATGATGTTGCCTTATAAATTCTTTGCAGGCGGGACAATAGGATCAGGGAAACAATGGCTGTCCTGGATTCATATTCAGGACCTTGTGAGGCTCATCGATTATGTTGTCACCCATTCTGATATTAAAGGACCGGTTAATGGGACGGCGCCTGAACCTGTCCAAATGAATGAGGTTGGACGAACAATCGGAAAAGCCATGAATCGTCCGCACCTTTTTCCAGTTCCTAACTTCATCTTAGAAGCGTTGCTAGGAGAAATGAGTGTGCTTGTACTAGAAGGGCAAAAAGTCTTGCCGCAAAAGCTATTAGATCATGGTTTTACCTTCGATTTTTCCACTATTGAGAAAGCGATTTCAAACTTGATTTTATTAACAAATTCTTAATATTTATTTTTATTTTAGACTATATCTTTTCGATAAAAAATCGACTATAATTTTATTAATTCGGTGGTAAAAAAACATGCTGTTGAATTCATTTTTAACTTTAAATTGATCAAATTTATCCGGTCAGTTCTCCTGTTATTTATAACGGTGATGTCCTGGTCAAAAACAATAAGATTCGAACTGTTTCTCCACACTTCCTTCATTAGCATTTATTAAAGAATTTCCCTGTACACATCCATCCTTACCGCTTACGACCGTTCTTTTCTAGTCGTTTTGCCTAGGGCTTAATTTCGATTTTCGGGATCCGATTGTACAGGAGTCCTAAATTGCTGATAGCATTGATCCCCCCATCTTAAGGCAACCATCGGAACCCCGATGACGTGACTCGCAAAAATTGGAGCTGCGCCATAAAGCATGGGAACCCTCTCGCCTTTCTTTCTCTTTTTGGCTTAAGCTATGTCGATTACATTTCGACCGCCTTAAGAAGCCAATAATGGTATTCTCTCAGTCTGTGAAAGCCTAAGACTGGAAGAGAGTAAGGCGGTATCTGAAGAGCCAAGTGCTCCTCACCCTGTCCGAAAGTCAGCGGCATGGCTGCAGAATTCGTTATTGTGGTACCGACACCTTTTCAAATTTGGATTATAATTACCACCAGAATATTGATCAACTAACAACCGAATAACGGGAAGGCAATTGGTGCGCCACCAAACAGTGTTTGGTCTTAGTGGGTTCGATTCCCACCCCGGAATAGGTTACACATTTTTTTAGTGGTTACCCCCACGAAACTAGGAGGTAAGAAAAATGTTGAAAAAACGTGACCTAACCGAGTGTGGCGCCCTATTTGAATTAATGCGCGACCCAGAAGTTTTCCCGTTTGTGAGACAAAAAGCCAATACACCAGAGGAATATCTATTCATAACTAAGCAAACCATTGAATTAGAAGAACAGCATAAGCTGATTTCTCGTACCATTATAGATGAATATGGTCAGCCAATCGGTACCATTACCCTTTTTGACGTTGAAGACGGGGCCGGTTTTCTCGGAACTTGGCTTGGCAAGCCCTATTTTGGCAAGGGGTATAATAAGCAAGCAAAGGATCTATTCTTTGAAGAAGTGTTTAATGAAACAGACATTCACACGGTCTTCTTGCGCATACGTGAGGAAAATATTCGCTCACAAAAAGCAGCACTGAAGCTTGCGTTTGTGCAATATGCCAATGACACTCACTCTGAAATCTTAGAACGAGCGAATACCAATCCAAATGGCCATCGTTATAACCTATACGCCATTACAAAAGAAAACTTCTTGAACCACAAATTGATGACGAATCAGCTCGCCTCATTCCTGGATACCGAAGAGCGACTTGAAGCTTAATAGATCTTATAAAGGCCTCCAGCTACGGAGGTTTTTTTAATACGGCGCTAACCCGTCACTTAATTTTTACCAAATAAGCGATTCCTTGTTGAGATTTGAATCAAAATGGTGGGCAAGAACAGCTTGCCCACGAAAATCATTAGCATCGCTAATTTAGCACCCCTCTTTTTGATAGCTGCTTACTAAAAAAAGTCTTGGCACGCTCTTTTTTGTCCACAACCCGAAGAATTCTATTTCACAAACACGTAACATTCGATTAAAATACTTAACATTTGCCAAGACTAATTGAGGATAAAAATCGCAGGGGTTCCTGCTTTAAAATGGGAGTGCATGCTTATGGCAAAAAAGAAAACAACCCTTCGTGAGTCGGACAACCTGAACAAAACGCAATCCGTCCTTTATCAACGCGAGTTCAAACGCGCTAACCGAGCCTACGAGCGCAGTAAAGGCTGATCGAAATCATTTGCTTGAAGCACCGCTTATGATTGTCTGTTTTCCAATTAGCGAATCGAGTTCCGTCATCTCGATTCGCTATTTCTTTCCTCGGATTGAATTCTGAATAGTGTGCCCCCCCTTTCCAAAGCCTTAAGCGAGAGATACGTGAAATATCCCACCTAATAATTTCCGTTGTTGGAGCGATAGCCACAAAAATTGGCAATCAGTAATTCCTTATATAACGTAGGTCCGCCTTACAATTGGGGAATAGTAACCAAAGGGAGCTATTCCCAAACAAAATTTTTTAGGGGTGTTAGACTTGGCTAAGAAACGCAATGGAAAAGTAAAAGACGATCAAGTACATGTCCCAATCGCCAAGAATGAGGATATTCATTATACCGATCCCTTCGATGAGGATGATTGGGAAGCCCAAGAACGCATGAAAGCAGCCGACATTAGAGCCCAGAAAAGTTATTAATAGTTAGCCTCCCGAG
This region includes:
- a CDS encoding YfhD family protein, which translates into the protein MAKKRNGKVKDDQVHVPIAKNEDIHYTDPFDEDDWEAQERMKAADIRAQKSY
- a CDS encoding YfhE family protein is translated as MAKKKTTLRESDNLNKTQSVLYQREFKRANRAYERSKG
- a CDS encoding GNAT family N-acetyltransferase encodes the protein MLKKRDLTECGALFELMRDPEVFPFVRQKANTPEEYLFITKQTIELEEQHKLISRTIIDEYGQPIGTITLFDVEDGAGFLGTWLGKPYFGKGYNKQAKDLFFEEVFNETDIHTVFLRIREENIRSQKAALKLAFVQYANDTHSEILERANTNPNGHRYNLYAITKENFLNHKLMTNQLASFLDTEERLEA
- a CDS encoding TIGR01777 family oxidoreductase, whose product is MIIGITGGTGFIGKAITDYYLEKGDQIVLFTRKTEPARKNNAIIYVTWDPSSHHVPENVPTLDVIINLAGATLNKRWSPEYKEIILKSRLDAVKTVLELILQQQSCPLLINASAVGYYGTSLERVFTEADEMTPSDFLSEVTVKWEAAIEPCKPLCSRVIPIRFGAVLGPKEGAFPKMMLPYKFFAGGTIGSGKQWLSWIHIQDLVRLIDYVVTHSDIKGPVNGTAPEPVQMNEVGRTIGKAMNRPHLFPVPNFILEALLGEMSVLVLEGQKVLPQKLLDHGFTFDFSTIEKAISNLILLTNS